The proteins below are encoded in one region of Leptospira terpstrae serovar Hualin str. LT 11-33 = ATCC 700639:
- a CDS encoding P-II family nitrogen regulator — MKLEKAKLITIIADEAIQDRLVQELKSVAVKGYTISDAIGEGINQKHLTSWEGKNIRLESLVSETKAHRIFEIIAEKYIDKYPMVIFMNDVEVIRKDRFN, encoded by the coding sequence ATGAAATTGGAAAAAGCAAAATTAATTACGATTATAGCTGATGAAGCTATTCAAGATAGATTGGTTCAAGAATTAAAATCAGTTGCTGTTAAAGGATATACCATTAGCGATGCAATTGGTGAAGGGATAAATCAAAAACATCTCACCTCTTGGGAGGGAAAAAATATACGATTGGAATCTTTGGTTTCAGAAACAAAAGCACACCGAATTTTCGAAATCATTGCTGAAAAATACATTGATAAATACCCTATGGTAATCTTTATGAATGATGTTGAAGTAATCCGTAAAGATAGATTCAATTAG